Within Romboutsia sp. CE17, the genomic segment AGTCAAATCAGAATTTCATTGGATATGAGTACAAAGAGATTCATATAGATATAAGCAAAGTGACCATGTATTTAGATGGATATAAAAATTTTGGTTGGAGTTCAGATAGCAATATCACCCAATCAAAAGGATATGGAAAGGTTACGCTGTATTTAAAGCGAGACCGTAAAATAATGAATAAAACAGAATTAATCAGATTACAAAGTAATTTTGAGGATTGTATGCATAAGATCGAGTTATTGGAACAGTCTAAGACAATTAAGGCAACTATTATTGCTATTTTAATTGGACTATGTGGAGTAATGTTTATTGTAAGTTCTGTCCTTTATATAACAGCAGGACATCCTACTAGATGCTTAAGTACTATTTTAGGAACTTTAGGTCTTGCAGGTTGCACATTGCCATGCTTTATTTACCGTATGATTGTTGCAAAGAGGGAAAAGGTTGTGAATCCATTAATTGAAGATAAGTATGATGAGATTTATGAGATTTGTGAAAAGGGAAATAAATTACTCAAAAATTAATAATTCAGAAACAAAACTTAATTTAGAAATTAAGTTCTTCTATAATTATTTTGTGATTTTAAGATTATATAATATGTTTGATAAATTTGAATTTATTTAATAAAAGTTCTAATTAAAATAAATATGCTTCATTTTAATAAACTTAACTAAGTTACTTATTTTTATGTATATGATATCAAATCTATCTTTATAGTGATATATGTAAACTAATACAACTCAATGTAATATAATGATATAATTTAAAATATAAATATTTCAAAGTTGTTATACATGATAAATATAAGATAGAGGGGGGTCTTTAAGTGAAAAATAAAGCACTTAGAGCAAAAAGTAAAGAAATAATAAAAGATAATAAAATTTTTAATATTAAGTATTATTTTTATATTTAGTATAAATATTCTTATATTTTCAGAAACATTTGTACTACCATTTATTGCATTAGATACTGAGAATGATTTTAATAAAAAAGATGTATTTAAGGTTTATAGATTGGTAATGAATAAAAATAGATTTAAGTCATTTAAGTTAATGCTTTCATTTATTCCACAAGAGATATTATTATTATTATTTGAATTGATGATTTATTATCATGCGGTCAATGTAGTAAATTATACTATGATATTAATATTACTATCTATGATGGCACCAATAATGTTAGTATTGTATCCTAAAATAATAATAACTTTGGCATTAGATTATGAAAGAATGTATAATTACTCAGAGTAAATTAATATAAATAGAACTTCTATTCATATATTATTGATTCTTCTAATAGAAAACCTATAGATGAAAAAGTGTTAATGGAGATATATAATAATTTAAATAGAAAAATTATGAGTATGAATGATTTTCAAATTTAAAGGGGGATATGACATATATGAAACTATTTAAAATTTATTTTAGTCCAACAGGTGGAACTAAAAAAGTAGCAGATTTAATAAGTAGACAATTTGATTGTGAAACAATAGAATTAGATTTGTCAAATAGAATGGAAGATTTCTCGAAATTTACTTTTAGTGAAAAAGACCTTTGCATTGTAGCAGTTCCATCTTTTGGTGGGCGTGTACCAATGGTAGCAATGTCTCATATTAAGAAGTTAAATGGAAATGGTTCAAAAGTAATTTTAGTAGCAACATATGGGAATAGAGCATATGAAGACGTATTGTTAGAATTGAAAGATACATTAACAACATTAGGATTTTTCTGTATAGCAGCAATCGCTTCAGTTACAGAACATTCCATTATGCATCAATTTGCAACTGGAAGACCGGATTCACAAGATAAAAAAGAATTGATAAAATTTTCTGACGAGATTAAAGAAGCTTTGAAACACTCAAAAGCGACTAAAGATTTGTATGTACCGGGAAATAATCCATATAAAGAATATAAGGTTATTCCTTTAGTTCCAGAAGCAAGACAAGAATGTATGAGATGTGGTATATGTGCTATAAAATGTCCAGTTAATGCTATTTCAGAAGAGAATCCAATTTTGGTAGAAAAAGAAAAATGTATTTCCTGCATGCGTTGTGTAGTTGTCTGTCCCAATAAAGCTCGAGGTGTAAATGAAGAATTAATATTGGCAATTTCAAAAAAATTAGAAAAGGCATGTTCTGAAAGAAAAATGAATGAACTATTTTTATAAATATTAAACTAATTTACATAGTAGCTTAAATTAATTTTAGATATATCAAAACTAATCCATTTTTATGATTTAGATAAATTTGTAGATGATAATATCAAAAAAATTTCACCGTGTTTAAAAAAGGTTTAATCTCATATTAGTTAAATTAAATATTTAAAATAATAGAGCAATAGAATAAAATGTTGCTCTATTAGTGTTTAAAAAATTATTTTAGTGAACACATAATACTGTGTTATAAGTATACTGCAAATAAGAAAAAGGAAATACAAATAGATATATAAATTGAAGATAATGATAAATAAAATTATAATGATCTATAAAGCATTAGAAGCTTTATAAAACAACAATTAGATCAATAAGAAGTTCTTTAAGAAATAAAAATAATGTATAAGTAATACAAAGTGGGGTAATAAAATGGTAGAAAAAAAGCAAGAGATTATTAATTTGTTAAAAAGCTTAAATATTTATTATGAGATGGTTTCACATAAGGAAGTATACACTATTAATGAGATGCTACAATTAAATTTACCTAAATCAGAATCAGTAGCAAAGAATTTATTTGTGCGTGATGATAAAAAACGAAATTATTATTTAATAGTAGTTCGTGAAGAGAAGAAAGTAGAATTAAAGAAATTTAGAGAAAAAATTGCCTCTCGACCACTCAGTTTTGCTTCTGAAGATGATTTAAATTCAATACTAGAACTATCAAAAGGTTCTGTAACACCTTTTGGTATTATAAATGATAAGAAACAAAAAGTTAAAGTGTTTATTGATAATGAGTTTAAAGATGATACTATTGGAGTTCATCCAAATGACAATACTGCTACAATATGGTTAAAAACAAATGACTTAGTTAAGATTATTGAGCAACACGGTAACCTAGTTGAATTTATTGAAATATAGCATCTTTATGCGAATAGGACTTGAAATAATCAAAGGATATTAACCTAAAAGAATTAATAATAATGTTGATAAATTGATAGTGGATGGAATAGGGTTAATAATAATTTCAAGTCAAAAAAGGGAGATGCTATAGGTATTTTTTCACCATCAACTCCTATAACCGCCTATGCATCAAAAAGGTCTAAAAGAGGAGTTAAATACTTAGAGGATAAAGGCTTTAGTATTATAGAAGGTAATTTAACAGGAAAAAGCGATTTTTATAGGTCTGGAAGTATTAAAGAAAGAGCAGACAAAACCAATAATTGGATACTCAGATGTTACAGCTATATTATTAGGAATTTATGCTAAAACAGGAATTTCAACATATTATGGTTCAGCATTAGTAGCTTCCTTTGGAGAATTTAAACCATATGTTAATTTAACTTATAAATACTTTGAAGATATATTGATAAATGAAATTAGTTATCCTCATATAATTGAAAATCCAAAATTTTGGACAGAAGAATTCATTGACTGGGAATCTCAAGATAGAGAAAAGAATCGGGTAAAAAATGAGTTAATCACAGTTTATGAAGGTAAATTGCAAGGTAGTTTAATACATATAGCTATGAATTGGTATCTGGAATTTTAAGAGATAAAAGAATTTGTTAATATGTCTAAAAATAAAGATTAATGGGATTTATTGTATGATTATAAAATATATTGACTAAAAATAAATACATGATATAAACTATATATAGTTATAATAAAAATATTTGTAAAGGCCATTCGTTGAATGGCATTTTATTTTCTTGGAGGCGGGAAATTGACTTTATATAATGACATTTTAAATAAAAAAGAAAAAATTGCTATTATAGGATTAGGATATGTAGGATTACCTTTAGCAATAGAGTTTGCTAAAAAAGTAGAGGTTATTGGATTTGATATAAATAATAAAAAAATCGATAACTATATAAATGGAAATGATGTAACAGAAGAAGTAGGAAACTATGAATTAAAAAAAACTAATGTGAAATTTACTAGTGATGAAGCATATTTAAAAGATTGTAAACTTCATATTGTATGTGTACCTACACCAATAAATAATGATAAAACACCTAATTTAGACCCTATTATATCAGCTACAGAAACTATAGCTAGAAATATGAAAAAAGGGTCTATTGTTGTGTACGAATCTACAGTTTATCCAGGAACAACTGAAGAAATTTGCGTTCCTATATTAGAAAAGATATCGGGATTAAAATATAAAGAAGAATTTAAAGTTGGATACTCTCCAGAAAGAATTAACCCAGGAGATAAAGAGAATAAATTAACTAAAATTGTAAAAGTTGTATCTGGCTGTGATGAAGAATCTTTAGAAGAAATAGCGAAAATATATGAAATGATAATAACAGCAGGCATATACAGGGCAGAGAGCATTAAGGTAGCAGAATCTGCTAAAGTAATTGAAAATTCTCAAAGAGATATTAATATAGCATTTATGAATGAAATAGCTATGGTATTTAATAAAATGAATATTGATACAAAATCTGTATTAGAAGCTGCAAGCACAAAGTGGAATTTCCTTAATTTTACTCCGGGGTTAGTAGGAGGACATTGCATAGGTGTTGATCCATATTACTTTATATATAAAGCAGAAGAACTTGGATATCATTCACAAATAATTTTATCTGGAAGAAAGATAAATGATATTATTCCAAAGTATATTGCTGAAAATACAGTAAAAAAAATAATCAATTCAAATAAGCTTGTAAAAAATTCTAAAATTGGAATTATGGGAATTACATTTAAAGAAAATTGTCCAGATATTAGAAATTCAAAAGTTATAGATATGATAAATGAATTAAAAGATTATGGAGTAAATGTATATGTATATGACCCAATAGCTAATAAAGAAGATTTAGCTGATGAGTTTGATATACATTTAAATGATATAGATGAATTTATAGATATGGATGCGATTATAGTTGCAGTGTCTCATGATGATTTTAAATCTATAAATTTAGACAAATTTGAAAATATGTATTCTGATAATAACAAAATACTAATAGACGTAAAAGGTATATTTGATAAAAAAGAAGCATTAGAAAAAGGATTTGTTTATTGGAGATTATAGTAGGATCGAGGTGATATGTAGTGAAAGAAGTATTTCCAAAATCAAAGAGCGATAGAAGGTTACTTACTCATGTGCCAGATCCAACAAATAGAAGAAAAACTGTGGATAGAAGAGGGATAAATCTAGATAGTTCATATGAATTTGGGATAAGATATGAACTTGAAATTCCTGTATATATATATACAAAAGAAGAAATGATAGAAGCTCAATCGATAGATTTATCTGTAACTGGAATATTAATTAAAATAAAAAAAGATACTAATTATTCTATATCTGAAGGTGATAATGTTAAGCTTAAGTTTTATATTCCTGAAGGATATATGAAAGAAGGATATGATCACAAAGTAAAAATAAATTCAAATATAGTTAGAAGCTTTGAGGACGAAGAATACATTTACTTTGGATGTGTATTTGAAAAAAATCTTCATAATTATTTTACAAAAAGAAGATGGATATCAGAAATCTCAATTGCGAGTATTTTCTTAGGATTAGTTTCTTTTAGTATAATTGGGATGAGGATAAATAGTGTGATTTATTTTAGATATGATCCACTTATATATGGATATAGTATTTTAACAGCTGTATACTTATTATCCAGATATTTATTTGGAGCCTTTTATAAAAGTGTGCCTATTGATGAAAATTATACACCAGGTGTTTCAGTTATAATACCTTGTTTTAATGAAGAAGAATGGATACAAAAGACTATTATTGGATGTTTAAATCAAGATTATCCAATAGATAAGTTAGAAGTTATAGTAGTTGATGACTGTTCAAATGATAATTCTGTACAGAAAATAAATGAAATTATTGAAAGATTAAAAGTAGAGTGTAGTGATTATGATGTTGAGTCAAGAATAAAGTTTATTCTACAACCTGATAACAGAGGTAAAAGAGAGGCTCTTGTAGCAGGTGTTAATGTAGCAAAACATGAATTAGTAACATTTGTTGATTCGGATAGTTTTTTAGAGCCAAGAGCTATAAAGAACCTTGTGCAACCATTTAGAGATCCAAAAGTAGGTGGTGTTACAGGTAGAACTGATGTTGAAAATGCTTGGACAAATTATATAACTAAGATGCAGGCAGTAAGATATTATGTTGCATTTCGAATGATAAAGGCTGCAGAGTCTATATTTGATTGCGTTACTTGTCTTTCTGGGCCAATATCATGTTATAGAAAAGACTTAGTAGATAAATACAAATATGACTGGCTAAGTCAAACTTTTTTAGGCCAACCAGCAACATTTGGTGATGATAGAAGTATGACTAACTTTATACTTAAACATCATAGAACAGTATATCAAGATAGTGCAATATGCACTACAATAGTTCCTTCAGATTTTAAAGTTTTCTTAAAACAACAAATGAGATGGAAACGTTCATGGCTTAGAGAGTCAATAAGAGCTGGAGGATTTATGTGGAAGAAAGAGCCTTTCCATGCGATTTCTTTTTATGCAGGTATTATAGTTCCAGTATTGGCTCCTTTAATTGTTATATATAATATGATGTATGTTCCGATTGTATATAAAACTTTCCCAATAGTATTTATATCTGGAATATTACTTATGAGCTTTTTAATGAGTTTTGTATACTTACTGTTTAGGAAAAGTAAGATATGGATTTATGGTTTATGGTTTTGCTTATTCTATGAATGCATATTAATATGGCAAATGCCAATAGCATGTCTTACATTCTGGAAGTCAACTTGGGGAACTAGAAAAACAAAAGAAGATATAGAACATGAGAAAAAGCAAAAGAAAAGAAAACAAGATAAAATAAGAAGAAAAAATATGAAAGAAGAATACGCCCATTCTAAATAGGATTTTATTTGGAGGATTATTTGTGAGAAAGTACAAAGATGATTTACCAAAAGACATAAGAAAAAAAAATATGAAAAAGACTATAAGAACTATAGCCCAAATCTTATTTTGTATAACTGTAGTTACTTTCGTGACAATTTATATAAAATTTCCTAAAATGTACAAAGAAGATAACAAAGCGAATTGGAATCAATCTAATGGATTTATAGCACTATCGTATGTAGGAGTTGCAAGAAAAGATAATAATGACTTAGTGTCTATAGAAAGACTTGATTCACATCTTAAGGCATTACATGAAGCTGGATATGTTAGTATAGGTATTGATGATATTATAAACTTTTATGAAAAAGGTTCACCACTTCCAGAGAAAGCTTTATATTTAACTTTTGAAGATGGTAGAAAAGATTCAATGATATTTGCACAAAAAGTTTTAGAAAAATACAATTTCAAAGCAACTATGATGAGTTATGCAGGAAATGTAGTTAGCAAAGACAGAATTTTTATAAAAGAGAAGGAATTAAAATACTTAGATGAAAATTCATTTTGGGAAATTGGAACTAATGGATATAGATTTTCATATATAAATGTCTTTGATAAAAATGAAAATATAGAAGATGAAGATAAAGATGGAAAGTATAAAAAAGAAAAATTCAAATATAATCACTATCTAATGGACTATATAAGAGATGAAGATGGGATTCCTCTTGAAAGTAAATCAGAAATGAGAGATAGAATTAATTGGGATTATAAAAGAATGAAAGAAATCTATGAAGATGCTTTAGAATATAATCCAAAGGCATATGCGATAATGCATGCAAATGCTATATATGAAAATATAAATGAAGCTGTAGAAGATGTAAACTTAGAAAATATATATGATCAATTTGATATTATGTTCAATAGAGAAGGTTCTTGTTATAATACATCAAAAACAAATAAGTATAATCTTACAAGAATGCAAGTAGGTTCAGATTGGTCAGTTAATAAGTTATTAATGGAAATAAAAAGTTGGACAGATAGTAAAACACCTTATGTAGTAGGAGATGAAGAAGCTGTTAGTAGGTGGGCTATTAAAGGTGGAGTAATGAACCAAGACGATAATAAACTTATTCTTACATCACCTAAAGGAGAAAAGTCTTTCGCTTATCTTAAGGGTAGTGATACTTGGAAAGATATAGATTTATCGTTATACTTATCTGGAAGAGATTTTGGAACTCAATCTGTTTATTTAAAATATTTAGACTCTAACAATTATATAAAGATGATGTTAAAGAATAACATTATTTATATAATAGAAAAAACTGAATCATCTAAAGAAAAGGTTGTATTTAAAAGCGAAATGCCAAATGCAGATAAACTTCCTGAAATAGATGATAACTTTGACTTAGATAGAATAGATGGAAATGAAAATTATGATGAATCTGTTACAGATAAAAAATATGACTCATTTGATATAAATCACCAACTAAGCAGGACTTACAAATCAAATGAATCAAGTATGGAATCTCCTGTATCATGGAAGATAAGTGTACAAATAAAAGATAGCAATATGTCTATAATGGTAGGAAACAAAATTTTAGCAAATGATATAGTGATTAATGACAAATTAAATTACGGTGGATTTGCCATTGAATGTTATAGTAATAATGATGAAATTTATGATGGTGTATATGATGAACTTACTGTATCACCTATAAACGAAGAATAATTTTACGAGGTATATATGAAATCTAAAAAAATTATTTATTTAGGTATTGCACTAATTAGTATATTACTAATTAGTGCAATTATAAAAAGCATGCTTATAAAAGAAGATAAAAACAATGATAAAAATGATGATATATCTGCATGGATAGTAGATTGGTGCATAGACGATGGAATAAAAGAAGTAAATTCCCTAGAAAGTAACTTAAATAGTATACAGGTATTTGGTGCATATTTTAATGATAAAGATGAAGTATTTATTGCAGAAGATATATTAAATAAGGATCTTAATATACAAAAAGATTTATACTTAACTGTTGTAAATGATATTATATATGAAAATAAAAAACCTGTGCAAAAAGATACTGAATTAATAAGTAGAATATTATCTGATGATGAAAAAAGAAATAAACATATAAATGAACTCATAGACTTAGTCAATAAGTATGAATTTGATGGTTTAGAATTAGATTATGAAAAAATCGACTCTAATTTATGGGATGAATATATTTTATTTATAGATGATTTGGGTCAACTATTAAGTAAAAATAATAAAAAGCTTAGAGTAGTTTTAGAACCAAGTAGTCCATTCGATGAATTTGATATGCCAAGTGAGTATGAATATGTGGTTATGGCATATAACTTATATGGATATGGGACTGGACCAGGACCTAAAGCAGATAAATCATTTATAAAAACTTTATCTAAAAAGTCTGTATCTAATTTAGAAAATGTTAGAATAGCATTTTCTTTAGGTGGATTTGATTGGAATGAAAATGAAGAATCACCAAAAGCATTGACTAAACCTGACATTGACAAAATAATAACAGAGTGTAATATTAATATAAACAGAGATGAAAAAAGTGGTGCTAATTATTTTTATTACTATGATTTAGATAATGTTAAACATACAGTATGGTATAGTGATGAAGAAACTATTAAAACTTGGATGGATACATCTAAAGAAGAAGGAGTAAATAAATTTGCATTGTGGAGATTAGGAAATAGCTTTTAAAGAGAGGAATTACTATGAAGAATTATTTTAAGTTTTTTACTTTGATATTTATACTAATAAGTGCAAATTTTCTAGCAGGATGCAATAAAGATAAATATCCATTAGATTATAGTGAAAAACTTCAAAAGAAAAATAAAGTAGAAGATATATCGTATGATATAGATAAAAACAAGGGGAAAAGTAAAGTTATATCAAGTGTTTTGACTGATGAAAAAGTCTTATCTCTTACATTTCAAGGAATGGGAAATGAAGAAAGTCTAAATAAGTTACTTGATGAATTAGATAAATACAATATAAAAGCAACATTTTTTGTTTCGGGCATAAAAGTAGCAGAAGAACCTGAATTAGCAAATTTAATAGTTAATAGAGGTCACGAACTAGGAAATTTAACATTGTATGCAGGGGATTTAACAGAGTTAAGTTATGAGGAGAAAGTTAGGCAAATAAAAAGATCTCATGATGTAATAAAAAAATATACAAATGTTGATATTAAGTACCTTAGGGCTGGAAATGGTGCTATAGATGAAGAGGTAAAAGTAGCTGCTGCAAATTGTGATTATGAAAATATAGTAAGTTATAGTGTAAATCCTCAAGATTGGCAAGGTAAAAGTGTAGATGAAATTGTAGATATAATAAATGAAAATGTATCTAGAGGTAGTATACTTACTTTAAGTGCAGATAAAAATTTAGATGCTTATAAATCTATAAAAAGTATTGTAGAAAGTTTAAATGAAAGAAACTTTAAATTTGTACCATTAGATAAGCTTATATCTATTAATAATGACGATTTTAAATTAGATGAAAATTGGTATGAACAAATTGAAAAGAAATATGAAGAAGGATTTAAAATAATAAACAACGGCTTAAGAAGTGAGAAGAAGGTAGCATTAACATTTGATGATTGGGCGAGTGATGATACTGTTGATGAAATCTTAGATATACTAGACAAATATAATATAAAAGCAACATTTTTCCTAAGAGCTAAAGGTGTAGAACAAAATCCAAGTTTAGCTTATACTATATCTCAAAGAGGTCATGAAATAGCAAGCCATACTTATGAACATATAAATTTAGATACACTTACTGAAGAAGAAATTAAAGAAGATTTAATAAAATCTCATGAAGTCATATCTAATGCTATTCAAAAAGAAGCTAAGTTATATTTAAGACCTCCAAGAGGTATTATTAATGAAGAAATAGCAAAAATAGCAGGAGAATGTGGATATGAAGACATTATAATGTATGATAATCCAAGTGCACTAGACTGGAAAGAAGATAAAAGTGCTAAGGAAATTGCAAATCATGTTCTTAAGAATAACTCATCAAATGGAGATATTATATTACTTCATATTTTAGATAATATAAATACAGCAAAGGCTCTTCCAACTATTATTGAAGGTCTACACAATAAAGGGCTTGAAATAGTAACAGTTGGAGATCTACTTAATGATAATTAGAAATTTATTATTTGAATAAATAAAAGACTGTAGATAAGTTTGTATTAACATAAAACTATCTACAGTCTCTTATTTTATTAATTTAAATAAGTTACTCACCAACAGATGCATTTGTTTTAATAAATTTATATAAATATTATCATCAATATTAATGATTATGTAAATTAAGTAGATAGAAAGTTTCTTAGTACAAAGAATAGATATATAAATGGTATTGATTAATCAAAGTAGATAATATACTTAAAAATACATGTAACGACATTTTACAATTAAAATAAAAAATGAGATGAAATATTAATGTAATAATATGTTGTGAAAAATACAATTTTAATATTATAATTAAATATGTAGTAAATTTAACAATATGGGGTTATAGGGGATATGAGATTAAAAATTTTAATAGTACTTATTTTACTTAATATTTTAATACCTATAAAAATATATGCAGAAATGCCGAATAACGCAAGTTTTGAGAAGATATCTATTGATGAAGGGCTTTCAAATGAAGAAGTAACAACAATATTTCAAGATAGTAAAGGATATATGTGGATAGGTACAAAAGATGGTCTAAATAGGTATGATGGAGAACAAATAAAAATATATAATTGTAATGTTGAAGATAAAAATACTTTAAGTTCGACGTATATAAATGATATAGAAGAAGATATTTATGGGAATATATGGATAGCAACAGATCACGGATTAGATTTTTTAATTAGAGATACAGACACTGTTAAAAGAATGAAAGATAGAAAAGATATATATAACTTAGGCAACATGAAAATAACTTCGTTGCTAAAGAGTAGCTATGATAAAAATATAATATGGGTTGGTACTGAAAACGGTTTGATGAAAATAAACGTTAAAAATAAATCTGTTAAAGCCTTTTATTATGATGAGAATAATTTAAACTCACTAACTAGTTCATCTATAACTTGTTTAGAAGAGGATGAAAATAACACTCTATGGGTTGGAACCAGGAAAGGTATAAATTTAATAGATAAAAATTCAGATATATATAGAAGTGAAAATCTAATATATGATGATAGATTATTTATTTCTCACCTATCAAAAGATAATTCAGGAAATATATGGATTTCAACTAAACAAGGTATATATAAATTCAATGTAAGAGAAGGTCAAGATGATAATATACTTATAATTAATAACAGAAGAATTGAAGAATATAATTTAAAAGAAAAGACTACGATTAATATTCAGAATTTAGAAAATAGTAAAGAAAAATTTTATGATAATCTTATATTCATTGATAGTAAAAACAACAAATGGTTCTCTAGTAGTCGAGGGGCAGTAAGATTCTCAAATGATACAAATGAAATGGATATATTTGGAAAATATTTAGAATATAAACACTCAATGACAAGTAATGTTATAACCTGTTATTATGAAGATTCTAACGGCACAATATGGATTGGAACGGATAAAGGTACTAATATATTAAATTCTACTATATTTAATTATACTAAGAATACAGATAAAAATATAGTAGGTATGTTGTTACATAATGGTTTTATATGGATAGCAACTAAATTTAATGGGATATATGTATATGATTCAGAAACTGGTGAGCTATTATATAACATATATGAAGAAGAAGATTTTAGTTTTAAAGATAGAGATATAAAAGATTTTTTTGAAATAGACGAAAATAACATTCTTATAGTAACTAATAAAGATATAATATGCTTTAATACAAAAGAACATTCATATAAAGAAATCTTAATTGGAAATGATTATTCTATTGAACTAAAATATATTTATAATGATGGATAAGATATATGGATAGCTACGACAGCTGACTTTTATAGATATAATATAAAGTCTAAAGAAACAAGATATTATAGTCAAGATTTGATGTATGTTGGGATAAATCCAGGAGATATAAAATATATATTACAAGATAATGAAGATGAAGAAATTATTTGGTTAGGTGGAATTGGTACTGGTTTAGTCAAATATCATAAGGAAAAAGGGGTTATGAAGAGGTATACTAATGATTCTTTGACTAAAGGTTCTTTAATTAATAACTATATAAATTGTATGGCATTTGATGATTCAGGTAACTTATGGATAGGCACAAATATAGGAGTTAGTAAACTTAATATAAAAACAAATAAATTTACTTCATATACTACATCTCAAGGTTTAACTAATAACTTTATAAATTCAATTCTACTTGATGATAATAATGATATTTGGATAAGCACTAATAAAGGTTTAAATAAATTTGATGTTGATCAAAATAAATTTATAAAATTTACAGAAATAGACGGTTTAAATGGATATCAATTTAATTTAAATTCATATTTAAAACTTAAAAATGGGACTATTATACTTGGTACAACAGAAGGTTGTATATATTTTAATCCAGATGATTTAGCAAGCTATAAAACATATAAAAATGATGTAGTGATTGGCGATATTTATGTTGGTAAAAATAAAACTACTTATAATGGGAAAGAATTAGTTTTAGAGTATGATTATAAAGATCTATCAATTGATTACTTTTTGC encodes:
- a CDS encoding glycosyl hydrolase family 18 protein is translated as MKSKKIIYLGIALISILLISAIIKSMLIKEDKNNDKNDDISAWIVDWCIDDGIKEVNSLESNLNSIQVFGAYFNDKDEVFIAEDILNKDLNIQKDLYLTVVNDIIYENKKPVQKDTELISRILSDDEKRNKHINELIDLVNKYEFDGLELDYEKIDSNLWDEYILFIDDLGQLLSKNNKKLRVVLEPSSPFDEFDMPSEYEYVVMAYNLYGYGTGPGPKADKSFIKTLSKKSVSNLENVRIAFSLGGFDWNENEESPKALTKPDIDKIITECNININRDEKSGANYFYYYDLDNVKHTVWYSDEETIKTWMDTSKEEGVNKFALWRLGNSF
- a CDS encoding ligand-binding sensor domain-containing protein gives rise to the protein MRLKILIVLILLNILIPIKIYAEMPNNASFEKISIDEGLSNEEVTTIFQDSKGYMWIGTKDGLNRYDGEQIKIYNCNVEDKNTLSSTYINDIEEDIYGNIWIATDHGLDFLIRDTDTVKRMKDRKDIYNLGNMKITSLLKSSYDKNIIWVGTENGLMKINVKNKSVKAFYYDENNLNSLTSSSITCLEEDENNTLWVGTRKGINLIDKNSDIYRSENLIYDDRLFISHLSKDNSGNIWISTKQGIYKFNVREGQDDNILIINNRRIEEYNLKEKTTINIQNLENSKEKFYDNLIFIDSKNNKWFSSSRGAVRFSNDTNEMDIFGKYLEYKHSMTSNVITCYYEDSNGTIWIGTDKGTNILNSTIFNYTKNTDKNIVGMLLHNGFIWIATKFNGIYVYDSETGELLYNIYEEEDFSFKDRDIKDFFEIDENNILIVTNKDIICFNTKEHSYKEILIGNDYSIELKYIYNDG
- a CDS encoding polysaccharide deacetylase family protein; the encoded protein is MKNYFKFFTLIFILISANFLAGCNKDKYPLDYSEKLQKKNKVEDISYDIDKNKGKSKVISSVLTDEKVLSLTFQGMGNEESLNKLLDELDKYNIKATFFVSGIKVAEEPELANLIVNRGHELGNLTLYAGDLTELSYEEKVRQIKRSHDVIKKYTNVDIKYLRAGNGAIDEEVKVAAANCDYENIVSYSVNPQDWQGKSVDEIVDIINENVSRGSILTLSADKNLDAYKSIKSIVESLNERNFKFVPLDKLISINNDDFKLDENWYEQIEKKYEEGFKIINNGLRSEKKVALTFDDWASDDTVDEILDILDKYNIKATFFLRAKGVEQNPSLAYTISQRGHEIASHTYEHINLDTLTEEEIKEDLIKSHEVISNAIQKEAKLYLRPPRGIINEEIAKIAGECGYEDIIMYDNPSALDWKEDKSAKEIANHVLKNNSSNGDIILLHILDNINTAKALPTIIEGLHNKGLEIVTVGDLLNDN